A genomic window from Gemmobacter aquarius includes:
- a CDS encoding DUF2188 domain-containing protein, with protein sequence MSGKNQHVVPHNGDWAVRGAGNQRVTSTHATQAEAAAAARQIAINQQSEVVIHRPNGQIRGRDSYGNDPSPRVAEI encoded by the coding sequence ATGTCGGGCAAGAATCAGCACGTGGTGCCTCACAACGGCGACTGGGCCGTGCGCGGTGCCGGAAATCAGCGGGTCACCTCGACCCATGCGACTCAAGCGGAGGCAGCGGCAGCTGCGCGTCAGATCGCAATCAATCAGCAAAGCGAGGTAGTGATCCACCGCCCGAACGGGCAGATCAGGGGCAGGGATTCTTACGGGAACGATCCGTCCCCCCGCGTGGCTGAAATCTGA
- a CDS encoding MvaI/BcnI family restriction endonuclease: MQKNSALKANVLTAPLTRLLDQMAAHGAARFYVKRLAPNDNSKNQVYLGGGFGALNIIPHGPVESDDSSRAGSVRDRAKAMVRFFWLDDDGLSPAPDAQLILYPKYPEVRMSGFLRGAERAPNVLMKSRDEGRVLFFGICPDGRVLGHVVASDDPIARAFDAAAPGLDATGIFLDLEKLRHGGTDPKEALLAALRRIHAKGWIASQKMGRAGVPEPYSARNGGGYTLEAELGISPNGYADPDFMGWEVKQYGVSDFTSYRAKSPVTLMTPEPTGGLYRDEGVAAFLHRYGYADKSGKVDRINFGGIYAASRDFHPETGLMLRLAGYDAATGKIIDLDGGIVLLDQEDNVAASWGFRGIISHWNRKHAKAVYVPSLMQFPPPEYSYGAAVQLCEGTDVLLFLAAVSAGSVYYDPGIKIEDAGTARPVIKRRSQFRVRHDGLSALYRGSEIVLIK, from the coding sequence ATGCAGAAGAATTCTGCATTGAAGGCCAATGTATTGACAGCGCCGCTTACCCGCCTGCTTGACCAGATGGCCGCCCATGGGGCGGCCCGGTTTTATGTCAAACGGCTTGCCCCGAATGACAACTCAAAGAACCAAGTTTATCTGGGTGGTGGCTTCGGGGCGCTGAACATCATTCCGCATGGTCCGGTCGAGAGTGACGACAGCAGCCGGGCTGGCAGCGTGCGCGACAGGGCGAAAGCAATGGTGCGCTTCTTCTGGCTTGATGACGACGGCCTGTCGCCCGCGCCCGACGCGCAGCTGATCCTCTATCCGAAATACCCCGAAGTGCGGATGTCCGGTTTCCTGCGCGGGGCAGAGCGCGCGCCGAATGTCTTGATGAAATCGCGTGACGAAGGCCGGGTGCTGTTTTTCGGCATCTGCCCGGATGGCCGCGTTCTGGGCCATGTCGTTGCCAGTGACGATCCGATTGCCCGCGCCTTTGATGCTGCTGCGCCCGGCCTCGATGCAACCGGCATCTTCCTCGATCTGGAAAAGCTGCGCCACGGCGGCACCGACCCGAAAGAAGCGCTGCTGGCGGCACTCCGGCGCATCCATGCCAAGGGCTGGATCGCATCGCAGAAGATGGGCAGGGCAGGGGTGCCGGAACCCTACAGCGCCCGAAACGGCGGTGGCTATACGCTGGAGGCGGAACTGGGCATCTCCCCGAATGGGTACGCTGATCCCGACTTCATGGGCTGGGAAGTCAAGCAATATGGAGTGAGTGATTTCACCAGCTACCGCGCAAAGAGCCCTGTGACCCTGATGACGCCGGAGCCGACAGGCGGCCTGTACAGGGATGAAGGCGTCGCTGCATTCCTTCACCGCTATGGCTATGCCGACAAATCGGGAAAGGTTGACCGCATCAACTTCGGCGGCATCTATGCCGCCAGTCGCGATTTTCACCCGGAAACCGGCCTCATGTTGCGCCTCGCTGGGTATGACGCTGCCACCGGCAAGATCATCGATCTCGACGGCGGAATTGTCCTGCTCGACCAGGAAGACAATGTTGCGGCGTCATGGGGCTTCCGGGGCATCATATCCCATTGGAACCGCAAGCACGCCAAGGCGGTCTATGTGCCGTCCCTCATGCAGTTTCCGCCGCCGGAGTATAGCTATGGGGCTGCTGTCCAACTGTGCGAAGGTACTGACGTTCTCTTGTTTCTGGCGGCGGTTTCAGCAGGAAGCGTGTACTATGACCCGGGCATCAAGATTGAGGACGCCGGGACAGCAAGGCCTGTTATCAAGCGACGAAGCCAGTTTCGCGTCCGGCACGACGGGCTGAGTGCGCTATACCGGGGCTCGGAGATTGTATTGATTAAATAA
- a CDS encoding very short patch repair endonuclease, protein MADVHDPATRSRNMAAIRGRDTKPELIIRKGLHARGFRFRIQGRELPGRPDLIFPKYQALLWVHGCFWHGHDCPMFHWPKSREEFWQAKIGRNRERDAETWAAARAAGWRCGTVWECALKGRGRLPPGQVIDSLALWLSSDAEEFCIEGQCIDSAAYPPA, encoded by the coding sequence TTGGCTGATGTCCATGATCCCGCCACCCGGAGCCGCAACATGGCGGCTATCCGGGGCCGGGACACGAAGCCTGAGTTGATCATCCGCAAAGGCCTGCATGCGCGCGGGTTTCGATTCCGGATTCAGGGCCGTGAACTTCCCGGCAGGCCTGATCTGATCTTCCCGAAATATCAGGCGCTGCTCTGGGTGCATGGTTGCTTCTGGCACGGCCATGACTGCCCGATGTTCCACTGGCCGAAAAGCCGCGAAGAGTTCTGGCAGGCCAAGATCGGACGCAACCGGGAACGGGACGCGGAAACGTGGGCAGCGGCCAGAGCAGCTGGCTGGCGCTGCGGCACGGTCTGGGAATGTGCGCTGAAGGGCAGGGGGCGTCTGCCACCCGGGCAGGTCATTGACTCGCTGGCCCTCTGGCTGTCCTCTGATGCAGAAGAATTCTGCATTGAAGGCCAATGTATTGACAGCGCCGCTTACCCGCCTGCTTGA